In Granulicella mallensis MP5ACTX8, the sequence ACCAAAAGGTGTCTAGCCCGCTTCTTCACGGCCGTCCTGCCAAGTCGGAGACTTTCTACCTGGAGCGAGCTGCCCGCGTATTGGTCGATCCGCGTCAACAATCGAGGATACGTTTCGCGCAAATCGTCTAAGGACGCCTTCAGTGCCATCACGAACGATTCGCTCTTTTCGCCGATGGCTTGGTCGGGCTTCAATGACAACGATGCGGGCAACGACTCAAATAGCAAAGTTGCAGGTTCGCGAGCATCAAGCAAGGCCTGCCGGACGTTACGACTATCCAAGTTGAGCAGCGCCGTCTTCTGAGAGAAGTGTGGCAGGCTGCTAGCGAACTGGCACAGCGGCCGAACGACATCGAGCAGCTCCACTCGATCGCGAGTCGACTGCGGAAGCTGGAGGATGCTGCTGAGCCGTCGAAACAGTTCTGTTCGGACTGAGCTCATTTCGTAGAACTGCAATTCGAAGGACGCAGGCTCCTTCAGGATGCGCATGAACTCTTCTCCGGCCACATTCCGAAGGAACGAACCATTCTCGTAGAAGGCCAAATCCTGTTCGTAGATCTGGGCGAAGACAGCCAGCAGGAGATATCCGAGTCCTTCGCGGACACCGTAGGGCTCTTCGCGAATGCAGTCCATCAATGAAGACACACGAAGTCTTCGCCCCTTCGCATCGACAAGCACTTCGCGAATGCGTTGGAACGATGGCAAGACCCTGCAGACATCTTCTGACTCGTCGGGGACACGAAGCGTCCACCCTTCGCCCGTCGAAACGTGCAGATTGGATTCCACCAGCACTGATAGGTACATTGATACTTCCGGAGGCGTCTTGCCTTCGGCGAAGCCGAGTCTCGCGGCATTGGGCTTTTTGAAAACGCTTTCTATCAACCTCATTCGAGCTGCTGCCGCAGCCGAACTCAACTGTCGTCGGTTCACCAGCTCGTTCTTGATCTTCGGAGCAAGTGGATACACTTCGTCGCAAATCTTGGACAGCTGTGCGAGGAGTTGCTTGCCGTTCTGGATCTTTAAGGGTTTGCCATTTGCAAACCACTTAAGATCCGTCGGCCGATCGGATTGTTGAAGGCCAACAAAGTCCAGCACGGTCTTTCTGAGAACGCTCTCCGCAGCCGCTAGCTGCCGGGTGACTTCTTCTGCTGCGTAGCGATCATGGTTGAGCTCGGGTGTGTTGTTCATCACCCAGTTCCATTGGCGGACTTGTTGTAGGGTCTTCGAGAGCACATTCAACGCTCTTGGAATTGCAACAAGGGTTAGCCGTGAAGCTTTTACTGCGCTTCGCTTGACACTCCGCAATGCCTCTTCTCGGTCCTCTTCCGTGTCGCATAAACAATGACAACTCTGCCATCGCTTCCATTCTCTGGGGACTGTTGAATGGCTGTCCCCAGTGCGTTGGAATCTACGTAACTAACAGAGAAATGGCGAAGGTTGCCTGTTTGGATGTAGTGGCGCCGCGCCACGATAGGACGCTCTTCCAAGTACTCGGATAGTAGGGTTGAGACCTTCGAAATCGGACCTACCGCAGTTCGTGCGTCTTCATAGGCGCGTTCGAGATTGACGCTTGTGTGAGGCCAGAGACAGAAACCAGCGGACTCGCCCCTGTAATAGAGAATTCGCTTTTGCCGCTGCAATTTGTCCAGCGATCGCTTCCACCTTGGTATCCCAGCATCTCCGAGTCTCCAAGAAAGCTTCAACACTCCCGGAGAAGGCGCGAGCGACTGGGTATCAGCCAAGTTCAGCAATCCGACCAACTTGAGCAGTTCGAGATCTTCTGGCTCTGACGAGGAGAAGCTGTCTATGACCGATTCGATCTGGCTCCAGTGGCTCCGGTAGCTTTGCAGGCCCAATCTGTGGCCGAACGTCGCCCTCGTGTAGTCGAAAAGATCATTGAGACGAAACCATTCGCCAGACTTCAATGACCTGCTGGCGAACTCTTGCAGTCCGAATGGCTCGTTCGAAAGTAAGAAGCTGAAGAGAGACCGCTCATTCTGACCGAAACGATGGAAGATCCGCACTAGAACCGGAATAACAGTGGGGTGAAGCGGATACAGACGGCGCGAAATCGCGATCAGCGACTTGTGGTTCGTTGAACTTCCAAACCACCCGAGTGCGATCGCCCGCTCCATTTCGGCTTCTGCTGTAGACACCAACGCATGTGGCAGCTTTGACGCCTTAATGCTCAGCGCATCCGCGATCAGGACGCTCACCTGGTCCAACGGCTGCGAAAGCACAAGCTCGTCGAATCGCCCTGCGACCTTCTCCCACTCTTTCTGCGCAGCCTGGGAGAGAGTTTCCGAATAGCTGTTAAAGCCTTGGTGAAGCAATCCGACAACGTAAAGGGGCCGCTTCCCACTTCTCGCAGCCGCTTCCGCCAAGGCCTGGAGAAGGAAGACGTCTTGCTGGCCGGGGTTCAATGCCGAAAACTCGAGAGACTTGCCGAGCTCGTCAAGGATGATTAGTATCCCTTGGTACTTGCCACTACGGGCGGCGTATTCAGAGGCCCCGATTACGACATTGACCAAATCCGTAGTGTTGACCTCTACGCCGCCGAGTCGCCCTTGAAGAGTTTCGATTTGCTCCAGCACGTGAGGGACCGGGCCCTTACTGCGCATACCCGAGACCGACTTGTACAGGGCCGCCAGAAGCGTTTTTCCCAACGCTTCCCGGGCGCCGGTCACCAACACCGGCAATAGTTGTGCACCACGGCTCGAACCGCCAAGCGCATGCTTCAACCTCGGCGGGAGTGAATTGGTGCCGCCACCCAAGAGATGTGCAAGCAGCAACGCGAACGACGACTTGCCTGCTCCGTAGTCCCCGGTAATTCGCCAAGCTCGTTGTGTCGAAGCAGAGCTCAACCCTGATTCAATTCTCGTCAGCATCTGCTTGAGGTCGGGGGTCAGCACATAACCCTCGAGCGAAGTTGGATCGGCAAAATCCCTTTCGAGATTGACCGAACGGATATAGCGACTCTGAATGTCGAAAAGGCCAGCAATCGTGGGTTCAGGCATAGACTGGCTCTCCTTCGTAGACAGACGCGAGCAATCTCGTATGACTAGGGCCTACGCGGATCAGCTGAGACAGCGCCGCCGACTCCTTGTAATCGAATAAACCCTTGGAATCTTCCTTGATTGTGAGGAGGCGCTCGCGAATGTCCGCCTCGGGAAGCTTGAAAAGTTGTCCTACACTTCCCGTCTTGACGGTAATGTCCCGGATCGACAGCGTCTCCTCGGATGCGGCCCGGGTCCGCCAGTAGTCCTCAATGCAATAGATGAAGAGCTCCGGACTGATTGAAGTCTTCGCGTCTCGATTGAACGCATAAACGGACTCGAGTCGGCCGCCATCCCCCGAACGCTTTTCCCCTATCTTTCGGATTAGGTCTAACTCGACGAGCGGGCTGTCCAAATTTTCTTCCCGAACATCCCCCTTGGCGCTTCGGGTCGGAATGTAAGTGTGAAGGAACGTATCGAAGTGCTGTGCCAACGTGACTTCCGACAATTCCTTCTCCATCCGAGCTGCTTCCTGCTTGAACGTCGCGAGAACCTCGCTCCGAATGATGTCTGATCGCTGCCACCGGTTCAACAGAAACTCCCATGCGAATAACGGTTCCGTCGCGTTTGAGGCGATTTTCCAGTGGATCAACCACAAAGTCTGAATGTCCTCTAAGTACGGATCGTGTCCTTCCGACTCAGATAGGAGCTCCCGCCCAAAGTCAGTAATGGTCAATCCCTTCTGGTCTGGAGCCGCGATTCCTGCAGCTTGAACCCAGAAGCGAATCGCCTTAACCATGTTCTTACCGACCCCGAGACGAACCATCGCTCGCTCGTCATCGCTAAACAGGGCCGCGTTAGACGTCAATTCGACGACTGCCTTCGGCAACCATGAATAGCGAAAAGGGAAGGTCTCATGACCGGAATAGCGATAGGCGGGTCGCGTTCGATCCTCACGCTCAGATGCGCCGGTGGAAGAGGCGCTGGGGATCACTTTCTTCATAATTCATCATCGTGGATTTAAAGGGTCTGGTCAACGCAATTTGCACAATCGCTGGTGCATGCGTTTGCTTGGCGAGACTGCGCCAGAAGTCGAGCAAACTCTTCTTATTCAACCACTTGGAACGGCTACAACCGAATCGAGCCGGGAAATGAATCGTAACGGGATCGCCGAACCGAGCGAGTTCCTGTCATCAGCGGCGATCAGTCGGCTAGGTCCAACGCTCGATAGATGTGTCTGCCATGGCTCGATTGAGCATTCCGGCAAGATTTGCCCGCACCTTGTCCACGGTTTGCTTGACTTCGGGGAGCTCGCCTCCTAGCCCGTACAAAAGTATGTGCCGGGCGACGTTTTGCCGTTCCGTATCCGTAATCATGATTCCATTTATGGGATCCCAGATCAGTCCTACCCACGGATTCTTCTCGATTTCGAGCGGCGCTTTGCGCAACCGCTCCACGATTACCTTTGTTGCTACTCCCTGATCAAGAAGCAAGCGACACACCCACAAAATCATTGTCACCCCTATTGGGCGAAAGACTAGATGCCCACCATTGTTGTTCCGATACTTTCGGGCAACGTGGTCCTCGGGTGTAGAACTCCCTAGCTCTTGAAGGGGTGTTAGCGCTTGCGTCAGAACGTCCCAAATTCCCACAGCAGATTTATAGAACTGATCTATTTCTTCCTCCTTGGGTCGTCGCTTCTTCTTGTCTCTCCAAGAACTCTCCGCCACGCTCTTCGGTCGGAGGAAGTGGTCTAGCCCGTCATAAAGCGCCGTGACCGTACTGAGATGTTCAGCATCGCTTTTGGGAATAGAATTTCCCTTTTTCAGAGAGATGAAGTCATGAAGAAGAGGATAGTCATCGACAAGCCGACGTGCCACGATCGCCACAACGTCATCTTCGTCGAGAGCTATGATCTCCATCTTTGACACAGGTTTCGCATAGCGATTCAGTGTAGAGAACAGGCGACGTGTGCGCTGTTGTCCCGCGCTATCCTTCGCGTGTCCGATCAACAGAACACAAACCTCTTCACGCGCCAAGTTCTCGTCCGTCTCCAATGCTTGCTTGATCGCAGCAACACGATGCTGGCCATCGATTGCAAAAAGAACCTCGCTTCCATCAAGCGTGAGAACCCCGAGCGTTCCTTCCGCTGGTGCGCCCGCCGGCAGCTTCTTGCGACCGACATCAAAACTTAGCTCTGCCCATTGCGGACTCCCGCCATACACGCCGAGAACTATTGAGTTGAAGAAACGTTGAGGCTGCGTCAACAGATAGTCTTTGATTGAGGCAGAATGAATCGATGCGTCAACCTGCCTCTGTATCCAGTCGCCCAATCGTTGACTCTTGTGGACATCTTGAACCATTGATACGCGATTCGCTATGTCCTTCATCGACATCAAAGCCGAGTAATAAATCCAGTCTCCCATGTGTCCTCTCAGTGCTGGGAGCGCCACCATTTGGGTCGTCTTATCTAAAGGCATTAACAACCCTCCGAATCTTTGCCGGAAGCTGACGATTCACCGTAGGTACGAGAGCTGCGATGAGACGCTCTTCGAACATAGCGGGTTTCGAGGGAGGTTTCATCTCAACATAAGCAAAATGGAGGAATCCCTCGTATTTGTTCAACCATACAGCGACAACCGGCCGGCCCTGTAACGGATCCGCGGCTTGCTGTAAATAGTGAGCGTATCGATCGCGTATCGAGGTATCGGCCTTGCCAACATAAATCAAAATGCCATGCTCTAAACCAAATGGAATCATAGGCTTGATGAGGAATGCGTACACGCCAGGAGATTGCGGAATGTTTTTTGCATTCCCCTTAGAAAAGGGCGCGACGCTCCAGGTAACGGGGTCGGCCTTTCGCGTCCTGTGCTTCTTCCAGAGCGTGGGCCACAGAATGATTTCTTTCTTGTAGAAAGCCCCTTCTTCAACTAGATCGAAGAACTCCTTTTTCGCTACCGTCGATGACATGCGGAGAAGTTTACCTCAGGCAACTATCGGCTCTGTCGCTGCTACCACAATTGCGATCTTGGACACACACAGACCATCAAGTCCAGACTCCTCTCACCTTCTTCGGTTCTTTTGTAGCCATAACGAGCTCTCTGAATACAAATTGGTAAAGCAAGCATTGGGCATCATCGGAATTCGACCTACGCGTAGATGGAACTTGGGGAGGTACTCAAACACCGTGGTTGGCTTCAAACACGCGAGGTTGATTGATAAGCCTGTATTCTTCGTCGCACGCTGCGACGTTATAAAAGTTCGTGTGCCCTGCTGCACCAACTGACCACCGGCTCCATGCAAGTGGCCAAAGATGTGATGCCGTACTTGGCGGTCGGCAACTGCTTTCGCCAACGCCATTGATCCGGCGTGCTTCACTTTCCATCCGGGATCGAGGATGCCATGCGGGGGGCCATGTGTCACCAAGATGTCCACTGAGGTTGGCATGTTCTGGTAGAGCATCGCGAGTCGGCTTTCATCAGCCATGAAGCGCCAAAGCATGAACGGCGTCGTCCAAGGTGAGCCGTAGAAAGTAACACCGTCGAGCACTAATGGCTCATCCTCCAGGACATGCACGTTTGGCCCAAACAATTCCCTGGTAGCTCTTGGAAGGGTCTCGAAACACTCATCATGGTTCCCCGGAACAATGATCGCGTGAGGCGGTCCGTTCGCACTTTCCATCTCCTTTCGAAGCCGAGCCGCAAACGCCGCAGTTTCCTGCAACGATCCGCTTCCCGTCATGTCGCCTGCATGGATAAAAACATCGCAGTTCGGCATCTCCCAGTTCTGCCGACCATGAGTGTCGCTGATTGCTGCTACCCGCACCGTGTGCCTCTGACACCAGCTTAATCCAGTGTTCCGTGGAGCATAGAGTACGACTAGTCCTGATGAACGCCTTTCTCTACAGAAATTCAGAGGCCCGCGCTCAATAGAATGATTGCTGGCCCAATCAGCGTCCTCCACTAAACAATCGAGGGACAAATGAGAAAGTCACGCCAACCACATAAAGACTCCTCCGATGGTCATGTACACTTGATCGGGCTTTGAGGGTAGTGAGTGCATACTCGTGGTCGCTACTCTCGGCATAACCATGGTTTTTCACGTATCTATCCAAATGTGTATGCTCTTTTGCGGGGTGCACGCAATGTCTACGAGAAAGCAAGGAAAATTTATTTTTGGACACACAACTTGATAGGGATCCACTTCTTACGGTGGACGATGTTGCTCGAAGGCTCACTGTAAGCAAAGACTGGGTTTGGGATCATTCTTCACGCAAATATCCTCTGTTGCCCGTCATTCGGTTGGGAGACGGTACGCTCAGATATCGAGCTAGTCGGATCGAAGAATTCATCAATGAACAAGAACGGCTCACGACATTAAAGCGCAAACGGAAATAAGAGCACGCTGCAGAAATCCTTATCAGTAGTTGCGATAGCTGTAAGCAGTCTTGCGCAAGGAGATCACTAAATAGTGTCTGCCTTAATGGGCCTGAATTCCTTCATGGATTTCTATGTAATGCTGATAGATCACATTCGATGAATGCCACTGTGTGAAGGTGGCACTCAAGAATATCTAGGGGACCTAAGCGCCTTTGCTCAAACCGAGGACTCTTCCACCCTATGGAGGAGCAACCCTCTAATCAATAGAGCGGACAAGTAGGCAATAGATGGCTGATCAGTCCCTAAACCGATCTCAGTCCGGCAACCCGCTAGAGAAAACTTCTACGGAGAGCTTTCTGATTACCTCTTGAAACATTTCATGGTGCTCTGGTAAAGAAGATCTGGACAACGACCTGAAGTGGTCTTCGTGGTGAGCCGATCCATGCACTTCTCCAGTCTCGAACGTGGTCTTCCAAAGAATGATTCGTCTGTCCGCAGTTCTGGAACCCAGTCTCGCGCTCTCAAAAATATCGCTGATAGGGACATTCTTCGCGATTCCCAGCATGAATTCGTGAGTGGCTGCATCTGCAGTTGTTTCCACATGAAATGCCCTGAATCCATTGTTCAATATTAGATTCAAGGCTCCTTCCATATCATCGATTCTTTGTTCCTCCCGTCTAGCGACCTTTTGGGCTTCAATCGTCTCTCTTGCTGCCATTGTCACTGCCCCCTCTACTGCATCTGGATAAGATTTGAATCGAACAATGAAGGCATCATGCAGCCGTCTTCCTTTTCGGTCAAATCAATTCATCGTCGCTCCCTGGAAAGCCATATGAGGCTTACCGCGATGACACAAGGATTAGACGAGGTTTGGTATTCCCATGTACGTTTTGAACTGTAGTCGGCTTTTGCTTCGAGAGCTTCTTCCGCTGTTCCAGTTTCTGCAAGGCATCTTCAATATCAGTGTGTGAAACGATGGCATAGCGTTCGAAGACGCTTCGAGTCTTCCAACCACCGATCTTCATAATCACCCCCTCAGCAATTCCAGCTCGCCGAAAGTTTCGTGCCGCAGTCCGACGCAGATCGTGAAAGAGCAGTCCTGGGACTCCGGCAGCTATGCGGGCTTTATCCCATGCATCGCGGAAATCCCGAACTCTCATCCCATTCGGCCGGGTATAGAGATAATCCTCGGGGGACTTCCCCTCGATACACAGCTCGAACAAATCATGGATTGTTTGGGTCATGGTGACCTCGCGCCCCTCTTTGTTCTTTGTTGTTCCAGGATGCAAGCGAATGACCCGGTTCTCTAGATCAACCTGATTGACCTTGAGTTTCAGCAGTTCTCCAATGCGCCATCCATAGGTACACCCGGCCTCCACAAGAGCCTGAAACCACATTTCCGGGCACGACTCTAAGAGCCGTTGGTACTGGGCGTCCTCCAGAAAGCCCTGTCGAGCATTGCTCTCTGTCAATTTTGGAAAGTGCGGGATGAAGAAGACCCTCGGAGGGGTGGCCTGATGACCGAGATTGAACATCCTCTTGAGTGCGGCCAACTCGCGGTTGATGGTTCCGTTTGCTGCCCCTGCCTGTTGTCGCATGTCGACGTACTTGTTGAGGAGTACGCTCGTTACTTGAGAGGCCTTCATCCTTCCAAAGAACGGCTCCAGGTGGAGCCTCCACCGCGTCTCTGCATCATCGAGTGAGGTCCTGCCGTTGATCTTGTAGTCGCGAATGAAGTCTTCCGCCAGTTCCGAAATTCGAGTCTTCTTCGGAGTGAGCCCGGTAACAGAACCAGTTGTTAGCTCCGCGATCCGAAGCTTCAACTTCTCCAAGGCCTCCTTTCGGTTAGAGCTCTCCGCGGATTCCCGTCGTTTGACTCCATTCTGGTAATACTGAAGCCACCAAACCGAACTTCCCTTGGGCAGAAAGATTCGCCCCGTTCCACGTTGGCGTCGGATCATTTGCCCCTCCTCTGTTGAGGTGAGGCCTCGCGCGCGGCCGTTAGTACGGGATTCGGTTCCCAGTGGTAGGCGTCACTGATGTTGCGCTTATTGCCTTCGATGTAGGCGTCCAAGTCGCGGACGTCGACGAGAAACGGGCCGCCGCGCTGGTCCTGAACGAACGGGATGATCTCGGTCTGGATGAGGCGTCTCAGCTTCCATTCACTCATCGATAGATAGGCAGCGGCTTGCTTGGTGCGCAAGAGCCGTCTGGTCACCATGGGGATAACGGTCATAGCGGGGTCCTCTCGCATGCAGGCAGTTCCGCACCCACATGTCAGCCTCGACCAACGAGCCGGTCGAGTGGGGATCATGGGGCTGTTCTGGATTTCGGTCAAATGGCTGGGGTAGGGCTCCTGCCTTTCGGGCGAAGGGGCGCGCAGGGCCACTCCGCGCGAGCTAGAAGAGAGCCACGTTCCGCCGGGATCTGGGCAGTCGGCAACTCGTCCACTCAGAAGAAGCTGAGCTGCTGAGTTTGCAAGGACCTCAGTTGGCTCTTCTTCTCTCAATGAAAACGAGGACGGAGATGATGATTTTTCTTTGGAGGGAAGAGGGGCGAACGATCTGCGCTTCGGCTGGTCGTTCGATTTAGTTCGGAAGTTTGGACAAAGAATGGACAAAGTCGGCTCCAGGCTTGGAACCGACGATGATGTAAGTTGTTGTATTTATGGTGCCGGGAGGGGGGGTCGAACCCCCACGAGGTTGCCCTCGGCGGATTTTGAGTCCGCTGCGTCTGCCAGTTCCGCCATCCCGGCGCTCTTTTATTTTAGCGCATAATTTATCGGCACTACCGCACACCAACGTTGCTCTACTGCACCTTACCTGCCGGTCGCAGAGCGATCAGCTCCATCGCGCAGGCCGAAGCGTTACGGGCAGAGAGGCGCAGGTTATCCGCCGCCATCCATAGCCAGAATCCGTTCGTGGCATGAGACTCCGCGCGGACGCTAACCAGCATCTGGGACTGCTCGATCACACTCATATTGCTTGGTCCCGGATCGTCCGCCGCCACCACGCTGACCATTCCGCCCTGCAGCACGCGTGCTATGTCTTCCTGTTTCAGCTCCTCGCCAAACGTCGCAAAGATCGAGGCCGTATAGCCGTTGAACACCGGAGCCTGCAGCAACTGCAGCGCCAGCGCCTGCGAGGCCCCTGCACCCGCGATAGCGCCAAAGTGCCGTCGTACCTGCGCGGTCAACGTGCTGAGGTCCAGCTTCGCGGCTCCGCCCAGTGTCGCGTTCAGGTTGAAGGCCACCTGAGCGTCGTACACATCCTTCGGCAGCGATTGGAACGACAGCGTCCCCACCGTCTGCTGGTGAAGCTCTTCGAGCCCTTCTCTGCCCTGTTGCGAAGCCGGTTCCAGAACCGTTGCCGCAAGACGCGCCGTCTTCCACTGAGCCCGCAGCCGAGCCGTTATCGTCGCCAGCATCACCGCAGCGGGATGCGCTGGAACGACGACCTTCGTCGTCAGATCGGGAGCGGGCGTCGTCCCTGCTTCAACCGTTTCGATCCACGGACACCGCACCAGCGTGCCCTTTTCGCCCTCGAGCGCGAAGCTCAGATCGATCACACTGGCTCCGGCGGTCAAGGCGTCCTTCCAGTGCTTGCGCGTCGTCGCGGCATCACCGGCAAAGAACACTACATCAATTCCAACAAAGGAAACAGGGCCAATCTCCTGGATCACCATGGGCTCATCGCCCGCGGCCGTCACCTGTCCGCTGATATCGCCTGTGTCGAACAACGCGAGATCCCACGCAGCGGACAAAGACGAGTTCAGTTCGTCCGCGAGCTCTTTCCCCAGGATGCTGGACGCTCCAACGATCGCCGCACGTACTACTCTTGCTGCCACGCTATCTCTCCCTTTGGCGACATCGCCATTCCAATACGTGCCGCTAGCTTGCTGTGCTGCGGCGTCCCCACGAGTACGCCAGCCGAGCCAACACTCCCGACAGCAAATAGGCCATCGCAATCGCGATCAAGGCATACTCGGAGAACCAGATCACGAGCGCCAGTACAACGACGATCAACAGAACGCCGCGCACAGGCTGTCGCTCGGCGAAGTTGAGTTCCTTGCCGCTCCAGAACCGCCAACTGCTCACCATCAGGAACCCGGTAAACGCCAGCAGCGCGAGCCAAACCCCGGAGAGCCACAACTCATGGATCGGTGAACCCAACTCAAAGTGAACGACCGCCGCAATCACACCGGCTCCAGCCGGAATCGGCATGCCCACAAAGTACTTCCTGCCCGGCCTGCCAGGGTTGCGCGGCTGGGGATTGACGCTGATGTTGAACCTCGCCAACCGGCATGCGCCGCAGATGAGGAACAGGAAGCAGATCACGATTCCCAAGCCTCGCAGCCGCTCCTGCACCTCTGGATATGCCGAGGGCAACACAGCGTGCACTCCCCACAGATAGGCCAGCAGGCTCGGAGCCACACCGAAGGTAATCACGTCGGCCAGCGAATCGAACTCCTTGCCAAAATCGCTGGAGGTATTCGTCATGCGGGCGACGCGTCCGTCGAGCCCGTCGAACATCACCGCAAAACCAATCGCCAACGCGGCATGGTCAAAGGCCCGGGGATCGCCAGCGGCCCCGCGAATGCTCTCCGTCAGCGCGTAGTAGCCCGCTGCAATATTGCCCGCCGTGAAAAGAGACGGCAGCACATACATGCCGCGACGCTGCGGCGTGTGTTTTTGCACCGTGCCCAACTCCGGCATAGCCATTAGGCTGTCTCACCCGGCATGGCGGCCAGAATGGAGCTACCACCCTTGACGCGATCCCCCACCTTGACGGCCAGTTTGGCCTCAGGGGGAAGCAGCACATCCACACGCGAACCGAACTTGATCAATCCCATGCGTTGTCCTCTTTCCACGCGGTCACCCACCTTCAGGTTGCAAACGATACGCCGCGCCAGCAGGCCGGCGATCTGTTTGAAGCTGACGGAGTACTGTCCCGTATTGATGGTGATCAGAGTCTGCTCGTTATGAATAGAAGACTCCGGACGCATCGCATTCAGAAACTGCCCTTCGCGAAACTCTACCAGCTCCACCGTGCCACCCACCGGCACGCGGTTGACGTGAACGTCAAAAACATTGAGGAAGATCGTCACCCGCAGGCGACCACCGGCAGTGGTTTCGATCCACTCCGCCTCTTCCACCTTGCCGTCGGCTGGCGAAACGATCAGCCCAGGCCCCGCAGGCACCGTGCGCGACGGATCGCGAAAGAACCAGACGAAGAACATCGCCAACAGCACAGGGATGACCGTCAGGCCACCAGACAGCGTGAAGTGCCAGACAATCGCCGCCACCACCGCCAAAGCGAGTCCGTAAAAAATTCCGTCGCGAACCATAGTCCCCGATTATAAATCCGCTGCCGCTGAAAGACTTACAGACATTAACACCGCATCGTCGGAGGGGTCGGA encodes:
- a CDS encoding tyrosine-type recombinase/integrase — translated: MKASQVTSVLLNKYVDMRQQAGAANGTINRELAALKRMFNLGHQATPPRVFFIPHFPKLTESNARQGFLEDAQYQRLLESCPEMWFQALVEAGCTYGWRIGELLKLKVNQVDLENRVIRLHPGTTKNKEGREVTMTQTIHDLFELCIEGKSPEDYLYTRPNGMRVRDFRDAWDKARIAAGVPGLLFHDLRRTAARNFRRAGIAEGVIMKIGGWKTRSVFERYAIVSHTDIEDALQKLEQRKKLSKQKPTTVQNVHGNTKPRLILVSSR
- a CDS encoding DGQHR domain-containing protein — encoded protein: MPLDKTTQMVALPALRGHMGDWIYYSALMSMKDIANRVSMVQDVHKSQRLGDWIQRQVDASIHSASIKDYLLTQPQRFFNSIVLGVYGGSPQWAELSFDVGRKKLPAGAPAEGTLGVLTLDGSEVLFAIDGQHRVAAIKQALETDENLAREEVCVLLIGHAKDSAGQQRTRRLFSTLNRYAKPVSKMEIIALDEDDVVAIVARRLVDDYPLLHDFISLKKGNSIPKSDAEHLSTVTALYDGLDHFLRPKSVAESSWRDKKKRRPKEEEIDQFYKSAVGIWDVLTQALTPLQELGSSTPEDHVARKYRNNNGGHLVFRPIGVTMILWVCRLLLDQGVATKVIVERLRKAPLEIEKNPWVGLIWDPINGIMITDTERQNVARHILLYGLGGELPEVKQTVDKVRANLAGMLNRAMADTSIERWT
- the pssA gene encoding CDP-diacylglycerol--serine O-phosphatidyltransferase gives rise to the protein MAMPELGTVQKHTPQRRGMYVLPSLFTAGNIAAGYYALTESIRGAAGDPRAFDHAALAIGFAVMFDGLDGRVARMTNTSSDFGKEFDSLADVITFGVAPSLLAYLWGVHAVLPSAYPEVQERLRGLGIVICFLFLICGACRLARFNISVNPQPRNPGRPGRKYFVGMPIPAGAGVIAAVVHFELGSPIHELWLSGVWLALLAFTGFLMVSSWRFWSGKELNFAERQPVRGVLLIVVVLALVIWFSEYALIAIAMAYLLSGVLARLAYSWGRRSTAS
- a CDS encoding phosphatidylserine decarboxylase family protein; this translates as MVRDGIFYGLALAVVAAIVWHFTLSGGLTVIPVLLAMFFVWFFRDPSRTVPAGPGLIVSPADGKVEEAEWIETTAGGRLRVTIFLNVFDVHVNRVPVGGTVELVEFREGQFLNAMRPESSIHNEQTLITINTGQYSVSFKQIAGLLARRIVCNLKVGDRVERGQRMGLIKFGSRVDVLLPPEAKLAVKVGDRVKGGSSILAAMPGETA
- a CDS encoding DUF4007 family protein produces the protein MKKVIPSASSTGASEREDRTRPAYRYSGHETFPFRYSWLPKAVVELTSNAALFSDDERAMVRLGVGKNMVKAIRFWVQAAGIAAPDQKGLTITDFGRELLSESEGHDPYLEDIQTLWLIHWKIASNATEPLFAWEFLLNRWQRSDIIRSEVLATFKQEAARMEKELSEVTLAQHFDTFLHTYIPTRSAKGDVREENLDSPLVELDLIRKIGEKRSGDGGRLESVYAFNRDAKTSISPELFIYCIEDYWRTRAASEETLSIRDITVKTGSVGQLFKLPEADIRERLLTIKEDSKGLFDYKESAALSQLIRVGPSHTRLLASVYEGEPVYA
- a CDS encoding metallophosphoesterase family protein, giving the protein MRVAAISDTHGRQNWEMPNCDVFIHAGDMTGSGSLQETAAFAARLRKEMESANGPPHAIIVPGNHDECFETLPRATRELFGPNVHVLEDEPLVLDGVTFYGSPWTTPFMLWRFMADESRLAMLYQNMPTSVDILVTHGPPHGILDPGWKVKHAGSMALAKAVADRQVRHHIFGHLHGAGGQLVQQGTRTFITSQRATKNTGLSINLACLKPTTVFEYLPKFHLRVGRIPMMPNACFTNLYSESSLWLQKNRRR
- a CDS encoding helix-turn-helix domain-containing protein gives rise to the protein MTVIPMVTRRLLRTKQAAAYLSMSEWKLRRLIQTEIIPFVQDQRGGPFLVDVRDLDAYIEGNKRNISDAYHWEPNPVLTAAREASPQQRRGK
- a CDS encoding Asd/ArgC dimerization domain-containing protein, with the protein product MAARVVRAAIVGASSILGKELADELNSSLSAAWDLALFDTGDISGQVTAAGDEPMVIQEIGPVSFVGIDVVFFAGDAATTRKHWKDALTAGASVIDLSFALEGEKGTLVRCPWIETVEAGTTPAPDLTTKVVVPAHPAAVMLATITARLRAQWKTARLAATVLEPASQQGREGLEELHQQTVGTLSFQSLPKDVYDAQVAFNLNATLGGAAKLDLSTLTAQVRRHFGAIAGAGASQALALQLLQAPVFNGYTASIFATFGEELKQEDIARVLQGGMVSVVAADDPGPSNMSVIEQSQMLVSVRAESHATNGFWLWMAADNLRLSARNASACAMELIALRPAGKVQ
- a CDS encoding GIY-YIG nuclease family protein, which produces MSSTVAKKEFFDLVEEGAFYKKEIILWPTLWKKHRTRKADPVTWSVAPFSKGNAKNIPQSPGVYAFLIKPMIPFGLEHGILIYVGKADTSIRDRYAHYLQQAADPLQGRPVVAVWLNKYEGFLHFAYVEMKPPSKPAMFEERLIAALVPTVNRQLPAKIRRVVNAFR